A genomic window from Halorubrum lacusprofundi ATCC 49239 includes:
- a CDS encoding amino acid ABC transporter ATP-binding protein yields the protein MLRATGVSQSFGGERVFDDLSIEIDAGEVLGVIGPSGVGKTTLLRTLALSLEPDAGTVDLGGTDAWTVEESDRLALRRRVGMVFQEASLFDASVGRNVEYGLRVRSPWADRIAATLGLAETPDAVRESLDVVGLTDKTTQHADSLSGGEAQRVSFARALAYDPDVLLLDEPTSDLDPRNTAVIEEAIDEAQTRGIGVVVATHDMHQAERVADRVAVLLDDGITEVGPTERIFENPSDERTRKFISGELVY from the coding sequence CGCCGGCGAGGTCCTCGGCGTCATCGGTCCTTCCGGCGTCGGCAAAACGACGCTGCTTCGGACGCTCGCGCTCTCGCTCGAACCCGACGCGGGGACCGTCGACCTCGGCGGCACGGACGCGTGGACCGTCGAGGAGTCGGACCGACTCGCCCTGCGGCGGCGGGTCGGAATGGTCTTTCAGGAGGCGAGCCTCTTCGACGCCTCGGTGGGCCGCAACGTCGAATACGGGCTCCGGGTTCGGAGCCCGTGGGCCGACCGGATCGCCGCGACGCTGGGGCTCGCCGAGACTCCCGACGCGGTTCGCGAGTCGCTCGATGTCGTCGGGCTGACCGACAAGACGACTCAACACGCCGACTCGCTGTCGGGCGGAGAGGCCCAGCGCGTGTCGTTCGCTCGCGCGCTGGCGTACGACCCGGACGTGCTCCTGTTGGACGAGCCCACCTCCGACCTCGACCCGCGGAACACGGCCGTCATCGAGGAGGCGATCGACGAGGCCCAAACCCGGGGCATCGGCGTCGTCGTGGCGACCCACGACATGCATCAGGCGGAGCGCGTCGCGGACCGCGTCGCCGTCCTGCTCGACGACGGGATCACGGAGGTCGGCCCGACGGAGCGGATCTTCGAGAACCCGTCCGACGAGCGCACCCGGAAGTTCATCTCGGGCGAGCTTGTGTACTGA